A region from the Nocardia terpenica genome encodes:
- a CDS encoding zinc-binding dehydrogenase — translation MRASIFHNGRFTVGDFPLPELGAWQIRVRPIANGICGGDLSAWAHTDEFLASNAEAKQDTFLFDKDRPLVFGHEFTAEVTELGPDVTDYAVGQKLFVLPWVADAAGAVRCLGYANEYPGGMSTETIAGAGMHVPLDEDVDPVLAATLEPIATGTNGARQTGIGAGEGALVTGAGPIGLGAVVELVARGADPIVVSDPSAIRREIALAYGATVAVDPRETDPVAVWRDLAGGKRLHVVEASGARLLSDLIASVPPHTVISVVGANAEPEAIRTMTAVVNNITLKFVCGPVYGETRYEGVWRAYEHLRAGRYDPALMVTAYTGLAGARAAFEALRPRNGATEQVKILILPELDTDELLTPQQAGFASALHAASS, via the coding sequence GTGAGAGCATCGATTTTCCACAACGGCCGATTCACGGTCGGCGATTTTCCGCTGCCGGAGCTGGGGGCCTGGCAGATTCGGGTGCGCCCGATCGCCAACGGCATCTGCGGTGGCGATCTGTCGGCGTGGGCGCACACCGACGAATTCCTCGCCTCCAATGCCGAGGCGAAGCAGGACACCTTCCTGTTCGACAAGGATCGCCCGCTGGTGTTCGGGCACGAATTCACCGCGGAGGTCACCGAACTCGGGCCCGATGTCACCGATTACGCTGTCGGGCAGAAGCTTTTCGTGCTGCCGTGGGTCGCCGACGCGGCCGGGGCGGTGCGCTGCCTCGGTTACGCCAACGAGTACCCCGGCGGGATGAGCACCGAGACCATCGCCGGGGCGGGCATGCACGTCCCGCTCGACGAGGACGTCGACCCGGTGCTGGCCGCGACCCTGGAGCCGATCGCCACCGGCACCAACGGGGCCCGGCAAACCGGTATCGGCGCCGGCGAGGGTGCGCTGGTGACCGGGGCGGGGCCGATCGGGCTCGGTGCGGTCGTGGAATTGGTTGCGCGGGGCGCGGATCCGATCGTGGTGTCCGACCCGTCGGCCATCCGCCGCGAGATCGCCCTGGCCTACGGTGCCACCGTCGCCGTCGACCCGCGCGAGACCGATCCCGTCGCGGTCTGGCGCGACCTGGCCGGGGGCAAGCGCCTGCACGTGGTGGAGGCGTCCGGCGCCCGGCTGCTGTCCGATCTCATCGCGTCCGTCCCGCCGCACACCGTGATCAGCGTTGTCGGGGCGAATGCCGAGCCGGAGGCGATCCGCACCATGACAGCGGTCGTCAACAACATCACGCTGAAGTTCGTGTGCGGCCCGGTCTACGGCGAAACCCGCTACGAAGGCGTCTGGCGCGCCTACGAACACCTCCGCGCGGGCCGCTACGACCCCGCGCTCATGGTCACCGCCTACACCGGATTGGCCGGTGCCCGAGCGGCTTTCGAAGCGCTGCGGCCCCGGAACGGCGCGACCGAACAGGTCAAGATCCTGATTCTGCCCGAGCTGGACACCGACGAATTGCTCACTCCGCAGCAGGCCGGGTTCGCGTCGGCACTGCACGCCGCCAGCAGCTAG
- a CDS encoding Rieske 2Fe-2S domain-containing protein: MSRQMPVGWFAVAFSSELAAQAVLPVEAFGRHLVAWRDEQGRAHVLDAHCPHLGAHLGVGGVVVEGSIRCPFHGWRFDAAGRCVEVPYGRFTVRAGVRVWPVREQNGVVLVWSGDPDREPDWEMPILDHDGWAPDLTAEWIIRGYAQDICENGVDGAHFRWVHRSRMMAAVGAAEIDGPVFRVELAPRPDADPDLPGVPLRSELHGPGMVMAVHSGAGLQGCYRLYPTPLDDERIILRGMVSVRAEGDAEGLNQLVFDAVREQWESDIPIWENKIHRDRPLLTSSERLIGQFRRWYRTNFIPEGITE; the protein is encoded by the coding sequence ATGAGCAGACAGATGCCCGTTGGCTGGTTCGCGGTGGCGTTCTCGTCGGAGCTTGCGGCGCAGGCGGTGCTGCCGGTCGAGGCGTTCGGTCGGCATCTGGTGGCGTGGCGCGACGAGCAGGGGCGGGCGCACGTGCTGGATGCGCACTGCCCGCATTTGGGCGCTCATCTCGGCGTGGGCGGGGTCGTGGTCGAGGGTTCGATCCGATGCCCGTTCCACGGGTGGCGGTTCGATGCGGCCGGGCGCTGTGTCGAGGTGCCGTACGGGCGGTTCACGGTCCGTGCGGGCGTGCGGGTGTGGCCGGTGCGCGAGCAGAACGGCGTGGTGCTGGTGTGGAGCGGTGACCCGGATCGGGAACCGGACTGGGAGATGCCGATTCTCGACCACGACGGCTGGGCTCCCGACCTGACGGCGGAATGGATCATCCGGGGGTACGCACAGGATATCTGCGAAAACGGTGTCGACGGAGCGCATTTCCGGTGGGTGCACCGGTCGCGGATGATGGCGGCGGTGGGGGCGGCGGAGATCGACGGGCCGGTCTTCCGCGTGGAGCTCGCGCCGCGGCCCGATGCGGACCCGGACCTGCCGGGCGTTCCGTTGCGCAGCGAGCTGCACGGGCCGGGGATGGTCATGGCCGTGCACAGCGGGGCGGGCTTACAGGGGTGCTACCGGCTGTATCCCACACCGCTCGACGACGAGCGAATCATCTTGCGCGGCATGGTGTCGGTGCGGGCGGAGGGGGACGCCGAGGGGCTGAACCAGCTGGTCTTCGACGCCGTGCGGGAACAGTGGGAAAGCGATATCCCCATCTGGGAGAACAAGATTCACCGGGACAGGCCACTGCTCACCTCCTCGGAGCGGCTGATCGGCCAGTTCCGCCGCTGGTATCGAACGAACTTCATTCCGGAAGGGATCACAGAGTGA
- a CDS encoding TetR family transcriptional regulator: MTDDGTGRRRGPRTDIDTRTLIIDTAERLFGDGSVDAVSLRSVAQASGVATRAVSYHFADKNELLRAVIRRRSGPIVQVTTDQLLALADSDEPVDVREVVRAVVDPYVALLSEDPVGGLRWMKVLAQVALKHNDIWRTELDAEPGLAALFRAATRRALPTVPAAEARAGMAMMSAIMTLANSDLPAYGSPLGPKGLDRAWLTQLVEFTAAGLRGATGSAPKRISAAAEDRDIEASGRGRPRDRQRRAAVVSATRELLGEKGYEELTLTEVARRAGVSRPFVYDHWGSRFALVEDAIFAVPDQDSLIDEGKPFERALTDLIEAMVRIQSDPIYLAGLSGIASELYNRAELLAQVEAKYTAPIRATYVRLVERGKAEGIVRPDVDGSALLDTVRGAVMMHMLIAPPAEAALVEHLRSIIVPGITRRD, translated from the coding sequence ATGACCGACGACGGCACGGGACGGCGACGCGGCCCGCGCACCGATATCGACACCCGCACACTGATCATCGATACCGCCGAGCGGTTGTTCGGCGACGGCTCGGTGGACGCGGTGTCGCTGCGGTCGGTGGCGCAGGCCAGCGGTGTCGCCACGCGCGCGGTGTCGTATCACTTCGCCGACAAGAACGAGTTGTTGCGGGCGGTGATCCGCCGCCGCTCGGGGCCGATCGTGCAGGTCACCACCGATCAGCTGCTCGCGCTGGCGGATTCGGACGAACCGGTGGACGTCCGCGAGGTGGTGCGGGCGGTGGTGGATCCGTATGTCGCGCTGCTGAGCGAGGATCCGGTCGGGGGACTGCGATGGATGAAGGTCCTGGCTCAGGTTGCGTTGAAGCACAACGACATCTGGCGCACCGAGCTCGACGCCGAACCGGGCCTGGCCGCGCTGTTCCGCGCCGCGACCCGCCGGGCCCTGCCGACCGTGCCCGCCGCCGAGGCGCGCGCCGGAATGGCCATGATGTCGGCGATCATGACGCTGGCCAACAGCGATCTGCCCGCCTACGGCTCCCCGCTGGGGCCGAAGGGTCTGGACCGCGCGTGGCTGACGCAACTCGTCGAATTCACCGCCGCCGGACTGCGCGGTGCGACCGGCTCCGCGCCCAAGCGGATCTCCGCGGCCGCCGAGGACCGCGATATCGAGGCGTCCGGGCGCGGCCGTCCCCGCGACCGGCAGCGGCGGGCGGCGGTGGTGTCGGCCACGCGAGAGTTGCTGGGGGAGAAGGGATACGAGGAGCTGACCCTCACCGAGGTCGCTCGCCGGGCGGGGGTGTCGCGGCCGTTCGTCTACGACCACTGGGGCAGCCGGTTCGCGCTGGTCGAGGACGCGATATTCGCTGTGCCCGACCAGGATTCGCTCATCGACGAGGGAAAGCCGTTCGAGCGGGCGCTGACCGATCTGATCGAGGCGATGGTCCGCATCCAGTCCGACCCGATCTATCTGGCCGGTCTGTCCGGGATCGCATCCGAGCTGTACAACCGGGCGGAGCTGCTCGCCCAGGTGGAGGCGAAGTACACCGCGCCGATTCGCGCGACCTATGTGCGATTGGTGGAGCGGGGCAAGGCCGAGGGGATCGTGCGGCCCGATGTGGACGGCAGCGCGCTGCTGGACACCGTGCGGGGTGCGGTCATGATGCACATGCTCATCGCCCCTCCGGCCGAGGCCGCGCTGGTCGAGCACCTGCGCTCGATCATTGTCCCGGGTATCACCCGCCGCGACTAG
- a CDS encoding carboxylesterase/lipase family protein translates to MRRLRVAGLCALAALLAGCGTPGPAPHSAPVVTTESGAVRGVVTDGLARFRDIPYAAPPVGDLRWRSPQPVAPWAGTRDATRSGPVCRQPAAPEMPRQLPQSEDCLTLDITTPPAGGTEHPVLVWLPGGGFITGAGSIYDPARLVRAADAVVVTVNYRLGVFGFYANRDLGDSNFGLQDQLAALRCVHANIARFGGDPGRVTLAGASAGAMSTCTLMTAPQARDLFRQAVVASGSCETNHPAGALGPGVAAISTWQPLDTIQRAGQALAAELSCPDTACLRGKPADELLPHTAEFPLVAVGTPLVPTAPAEAFAAGTQANVPLLQGDTNDEHVEFTLAAYPQPLTADQYTELLRAAFGQDASSVEQRYPAAGFPSPTAAAGRVFSDRDWICPAWREAREHNEKASTYTYLFADPSALTPAGNALPTLVRPATAHGSDMPYLFDFPDGPPLTPAQRPLAAELVRYWAAFLRTGNPDTEGLPTWPRLDTLEFAPDTTRTIDLTTSHHCDFWDTIEDG, encoded by the coding sequence ATGAGGCGACTCCGCGTCGCCGGACTCTGCGCGCTGGCCGCGCTGCTCGCCGGATGCGGCACCCCCGGACCCGCGCCGCATTCGGCACCGGTGGTGACGACCGAATCCGGCGCGGTTCGGGGCGTCGTGACCGACGGCCTCGCCCGATTCCGCGACATCCCGTATGCCGCACCGCCTGTCGGGGATCTGCGGTGGCGGAGCCCGCAGCCGGTGGCCCCCTGGGCGGGCACGCGCGACGCGACCCGCTCGGGCCCGGTGTGCCGGCAACCGGCGGCGCCCGAGATGCCGCGGCAACTCCCCCAGAGCGAGGACTGCCTGACGCTGGACATCACGACACCCCCGGCGGGCGGCACCGAACATCCCGTGCTGGTGTGGCTGCCGGGCGGCGGCTTCATCACCGGCGCGGGCTCGATCTACGATCCGGCCCGGCTCGTGCGCGCCGCCGACGCCGTCGTCGTCACCGTCAACTATCGGCTGGGCGTCTTCGGCTTCTACGCCAACCGCGACCTCGGCGACAGCAACTTCGGCCTGCAGGACCAACTCGCGGCGCTGCGCTGTGTGCACGCGAATATCGCCCGCTTCGGCGGCGATCCCGGCCGAGTCACCCTGGCCGGAGCCTCCGCGGGAGCCATGAGCACCTGCACCCTGATGACCGCACCGCAGGCCCGGGACCTGTTCCGGCAGGCCGTCGTCGCCAGCGGCTCGTGCGAAACCAACCATCCCGCAGGCGCGCTCGGTCCGGGGGTCGCCGCCATCTCGACCTGGCAACCTCTCGACACCATCCAGCGCGCCGGACAGGCCCTCGCCGCCGAGCTCTCCTGCCCCGACACGGCGTGCCTGCGCGGCAAGCCCGCCGACGAATTACTGCCCCACACCGCCGAATTCCCCTTGGTCGCGGTCGGCACCCCGCTCGTCCCCACCGCGCCCGCCGAGGCGTTCGCCGCCGGAACTCAGGCGAATGTCCCTCTGCTGCAAGGCGATACCAACGACGAACACGTCGAATTCACCCTGGCCGCCTATCCGCAGCCCCTGACCGCCGACCAGTACACCGAGCTGCTGCGGGCCGCGTTCGGCCAGGATGCCTCCTCGGTCGAACAGCGTTATCCCGCAGCGGGATTCCCGTCACCGACCGCCGCGGCCGGTCGGGTGTTCAGCGATCGCGACTGGATCTGTCCCGCCTGGCGAGAGGCGCGCGAGCACAACGAGAAGGCGTCGACCTACACCTATCTGTTCGCCGACCCCTCCGCTCTCACACCCGCCGGGAACGCGCTGCCCACTCTCGTCCGCCCCGCCACCGCGCACGGCTCGGACATGCCCTACCTGTTCGACTTCCCGGACGGTCCCCCGCTCACTCCCGCCCAGCGTCCCCTGGCGGCCGAACTTGTCCGCTACTGGGCCGCTTTCCTCCGAACCGGCAACCCCGACACCGAGGGCCTGCCCACCTGGCCCCGACTCGACACCCTCGAGTTCGCTCCCGACACCACCCGCACCATCGATCTCACCACCAGCCACCATTGCGATTTCTGGGACACCATCGAGGATGGATAG
- a CDS encoding enoyl-CoA hydratase/isomerase family protein: protein MGQSSAVRVDHRDGGIVLVTIDRPRRRNALDSQTVAELHTVFADFDGRPDIRAVVITGAGSAFCAGADLKSTPEEFDRTSASPTAALLGAVTGEVARTFAAQELMASLFERIHRLRQPVIAAINGPAVGGGFALALACDIRITCPEATFGAVFIEHGVSACDMGTSYHLPRLVGAARAAELMLTGRVFPAEEAARIGLTLDPVPAAELLPVALAKAAQIAAHAPLAVWMTKETLWQNVDAPSLRHALDLENRTQVMCTATGELRTSFAAFREHTRPGWNPL from the coding sequence ATGGGACAGTCCTCGGCGGTGCGGGTCGACCATCGCGACGGCGGCATCGTGCTCGTCACGATCGATCGGCCGCGGCGGCGCAATGCGCTCGATTCTCAAACGGTGGCCGAATTGCACACGGTCTTCGCGGATTTCGACGGTCGCCCCGACATTCGGGCCGTGGTGATCACCGGTGCGGGGTCGGCGTTCTGCGCGGGGGCCGATCTGAAGTCGACGCCGGAGGAGTTCGATCGCACCTCGGCCTCGCCGACCGCCGCGCTGCTGGGCGCGGTGACCGGTGAGGTGGCGCGCACGTTCGCGGCGCAGGAGTTGATGGCGTCGCTGTTCGAACGCATCCACCGGCTGCGGCAGCCGGTGATCGCCGCGATCAACGGCCCCGCGGTGGGCGGCGGATTCGCGCTGGCGCTGGCCTGCGATATCCGGATCACCTGCCCGGAGGCCACATTCGGCGCGGTGTTCATCGAACACGGCGTGTCCGCGTGCGATATGGGCACCAGCTACCACCTGCCGCGACTGGTCGGCGCGGCGCGCGCGGCCGAATTGATGCTCACCGGAAGGGTTTTCCCGGCCGAGGAGGCGGCGCGGATCGGATTGACGCTCGACCCGGTGCCCGCGGCGGAGCTGCTGCCGGTCGCGCTGGCCAAGGCGGCGCAGATCGCGGCGCACGCGCCGCTGGCGGTGTGGATGACCAAGGAGACGCTGTGGCAGAACGTCGATGCGCCCAGTCTGCGCCATGCCCTCGATCTGGAGAACCGCACCCAGGTGATGTGCACGGCGACCGGGGAGCTGCGGACCTCGTTCGCGGCCTTCCGGGAGCATACGAGGCCGGGATGGAATCCGCTGTGA
- a CDS encoding cyclase family protein → MNEPEDLPTNWGRWGEDDERGTLNLITDEVRARAVAEARTGRTVSLARATPTAPMVAGPTAPGGADSISVLQAPMFIGGNPQATAEVIVMTPHSVNMTHFDAPVHIVVDGAVYPGVPLEDAYGPAGIRHGSTTIFGAGVVTRGVLLDLAWAGPLPEGHGVSAAELDLACERAGVEMRGGDALVVRGGWDHAADPRRRMPGMTLDAVAWMARHDVAVYAGDIGDVFPPLDTRLPTPLHRVGLARLGMPLIDIADPTDLAAACADEGRATFLFVAAPPRLGAASGVPVNPLAIF, encoded by the coding sequence GTGAACGAGCCGGAGGATCTGCCGACCAATTGGGGCCGGTGGGGCGAGGACGACGAGCGGGGCACGCTCAATCTGATCACCGATGAGGTGCGGGCGCGGGCGGTCGCCGAGGCGCGCACCGGGCGGACCGTGTCCCTGGCCCGCGCGACACCGACCGCGCCGATGGTCGCCGGGCCCACGGCACCCGGTGGTGCGGACTCGATCTCGGTGTTGCAGGCGCCGATGTTCATCGGGGGCAACCCGCAGGCGACGGCCGAAGTCATCGTCATGACGCCGCACAGCGTCAATATGACGCACTTCGACGCCCCGGTGCACATCGTGGTCGACGGTGCGGTGTATCCCGGAGTGCCCCTGGAGGATGCGTACGGCCCGGCGGGGATCCGGCACGGGTCCACCACGATCTTCGGCGCCGGTGTCGTGACTCGCGGTGTGCTGCTCGACCTGGCCTGGGCGGGCCCGCTCCCGGAGGGGCACGGGGTGAGTGCCGCCGAGCTGGATCTGGCCTGCGAGCGCGCGGGCGTCGAGATGCGCGGCGGCGACGCGCTCGTCGTCCGCGGTGGCTGGGACCATGCCGCCGACCCGCGCCGCCGCATGCCGGGCATGACCCTCGACGCGGTCGCCTGGATGGCCCGCCACGACGTGGCCGTCTACGCGGGCGATATCGGCGATGTCTTTCCCCCGCTCGACACCCGCCTGCCCACCCCGCTGCACCGGGTCGGCCTGGCCCGCCTGGGCATGCCCCTCATCGACATCGCCGACCCCACCGACCTGGCCGCCGCCTGCGCCGACGAGGGCCGCGCCACTTTCCTTTTCGTCGCCGCACCCCCGCGCCTGGGCGCGGCCAGCGGCGTACCGGTCAACCCGCTGGCCATCTTCTGA
- a CDS encoding SDR family NAD(P)-dependent oxidoreductase: MNREKFASLFDLSGRTALVTGGTRGIGLAIAEGFVCAGANVVVASRKPEACRAAADHLTAMGGRAIGVPAHLGDLDALDAVVQAAAAEFGGLDIVVNNAANALAQPLGELTPQAWEKSFAVNLRGPVFLVQNALPLLEASPHAAILNVVSVGAFMFSPMTSMYSAGKAAMVAFTRSMAAEFAPRGIRVNALAPGPVDTAMVRNNTPERIAELERSGLQGRIAEPDEMVGAALLLTSDAGSFITGQTVIADGGIVAR; the protein is encoded by the coding sequence ATGAACAGGGAGAAGTTCGCGAGCCTGTTCGACCTGAGCGGCCGTACCGCGCTGGTCACGGGCGGGACCCGGGGGATCGGCCTGGCCATCGCGGAGGGTTTCGTCTGCGCGGGCGCGAATGTGGTGGTGGCCAGTCGAAAACCCGAAGCCTGCCGGGCCGCCGCCGACCATCTGACCGCGATGGGCGGCCGTGCCATCGGTGTGCCCGCCCATCTCGGGGACCTCGATGCCCTCGACGCGGTGGTGCAGGCCGCGGCGGCGGAGTTCGGCGGACTGGATATCGTCGTGAACAATGCGGCCAACGCGCTGGCGCAACCGCTGGGCGAGCTCACCCCGCAGGCGTGGGAGAAGTCCTTCGCGGTCAATCTGCGCGGCCCGGTGTTCCTGGTACAGAACGCCCTTCCGCTGCTCGAGGCCAGTCCGCACGCGGCGATCCTGAATGTGGTGTCGGTCGGTGCGTTCATGTTCTCGCCCATGACGTCGATGTATTCGGCCGGGAAGGCCGCCATGGTGGCGTTCACCCGGTCCATGGCCGCCGAATTCGCGCCCCGCGGCATCCGGGTCAACGCGCTGGCGCCCGGGCCGGTGGATACCGCCATGGTCCGCAACAACACCCCCGAGCGGATCGCGGAGTTGGAACGGTCCGGGTTGCAGGGGCGGATCGCCGAGCCCGATGAAATGGTCGGGGCCGCATTGCTTCTCACCTCGGATGCGGGCAGCTTCATCACCGGCCAGACCGTCATCGCCGACGGCGGCATCGTGGCACGTTAG